A region of Moorena producens PAL-8-15-08-1 DNA encodes the following proteins:
- a CDS encoding type 1 glutamine amidotransferase: MNSEQLELTLGWLYPTLMSTYGDRGNVICLQQRTQRRGIRVNVIPLDQQTPAEQFYKVDIFMGGGAQDRQQEIVMRDLQGSKANALQEKIEGGTPGVFTCGSPQLLGHYYEPALGKRIQGLGLLDLVSKHPGVDARRCIGNVVFEITASPLAQDLKAMLGKNPVVIGFENHGGRTYLGNVEPLAQVVKGYGNNGEDGTEGAFYRNAIATYSHGPLLPKNPFLADWLIQTALKEKYHIPVCLEPLDDTLATKARAAMFKRLALTNLS; the protein is encoded by the coding sequence ATGAATTCCGAACAACTAGAATTAACTTTAGGCTGGCTTTACCCTACCCTAATGAGTACCTACGGCGATCGCGGTAATGTCATCTGCTTACAACAACGAACCCAGAGGCGAGGCATTAGAGTCAATGTAATCCCCCTCGATCAGCAGACTCCTGCTGAGCAATTCTATAAAGTGGATATCTTCATGGGTGGTGGTGCTCAAGATAGACAGCAAGAAATTGTTATGCGAGACTTACAAGGTAGCAAAGCCAATGCCCTACAAGAAAAAATTGAAGGAGGTACACCGGGGGTATTTACCTGTGGCTCACCTCAATTGCTAGGTCACTACTATGAACCAGCTCTAGGTAAGCGGATTCAGGGATTAGGGTTGCTGGATTTGGTCAGCAAGCATCCTGGCGTAGATGCTCGCCGTTGCATTGGTAATGTGGTATTTGAGATTACTGCATCACCCTTAGCCCAAGACTTAAAGGCTATGCTCGGGAAAAATCCAGTAGTGATTGGCTTTGAAAATCACGGTGGTCGTACCTATTTAGGTAATGTCGAACCCCTAGCTCAAGTGGTCAAAGGATATGGTAACAATGGGGAAGATGGCACAGAAGGAGCATTTTATCGGAATGCGATCGCAACCTACTCCCACGGTCCACTGTTACCGAAAAACCCCTTTCTTGCTGATTGGCTGATCCAAACTGCCCTCAAGGAAAAGTATCATATACCAGTGTGCTTAGAACCACTGGATGATACCTTAGCAACCAAAGCACGGGCGGCGATGTTTAAACGTCTTGCCCTGACTAACCTGAGTTAA
- a CDS encoding group II intron reverse transcriptase, protein MQAIFKSIKQMPKWVLDADIAKCFDKINHDALLNKLNTYPSMKRLIKGWLKAGVMDEGIFTSTDEGTPQGGIISPLLANIALHGMENRIKEYAETLPGNKRRNKTALSLIRYADDFVIMHKSKEVVEECQRIIIKWLEEIGLELKSTKTRLVHTSNGFEFLGFNVRQYQTGRHQSKQGFKTLIKPSKKRVKEHWEKLSKVIDRHKAAPQKALISKLKPIIRGWCNYNKCVVSKETFSDLDNMLWNKLQRWGYRRHPNKSKTWVNKKYWGTKVEKPKKWYEAPKVDNWVFMASEDNYLPKHAKTKIIRHNKVKGDRSIFDGDLIYWNTRMQKHPEMTSQKGTLLKRQEGKCNHCGLIFRDGDFREVHHIIPRANGGNDQLNNLELLHLHCHDAKHRKKINLTNLDDNPF, encoded by the coding sequence ATACAAGCAATATTTAAAAGCATCAAACAAATGCCCAAATGGGTATTAGATGCCGATATTGCCAAATGTTTTGACAAAATCAACCACGATGCTCTTCTAAATAAACTGAATACCTACCCATCCATGAAACGGTTAATCAAAGGTTGGTTAAAAGCCGGGGTAATGGATGAAGGAATATTCACATCGACAGACGAAGGTACTCCCCAAGGTGGAATAATATCTCCACTTCTGGCGAACATAGCCCTCCACGGAATGGAAAACAGGATAAAGGAATACGCCGAAACCTTACCCGGAAATAAACGGAGAAATAAAACGGCATTAAGTCTAATCCGATATGCAGATGACTTCGTCATAATGCACAAATCCAAAGAAGTGGTAGAAGAATGTCAAAGAATCATCATAAAGTGGTTGGAAGAAATTGGCCTGGAACTAAAATCCACAAAAACCAGATTGGTACACACCTCAAACGGCTTTGAATTCTTAGGATTTAATGTACGTCAATATCAGACGGGAAGACACCAATCTAAGCAAGGATTCAAAACCCTCATCAAACCCTCGAAGAAAAGAGTGAAAGAGCATTGGGAAAAGCTATCCAAGGTCATTGACCGACACAAGGCTGCTCCCCAAAAAGCTTTAATAAGCAAACTAAAACCAATAATAAGAGGATGGTGTAACTACAACAAATGCGTTGTAAGTAAAGAAACCTTCTCAGATTTGGATAACATGCTCTGGAACAAACTTCAAAGATGGGGATATAGAAGACATCCAAACAAATCCAAGACCTGGGTAAACAAGAAATATTGGGGAACCAAGGTTGAAAAACCTAAGAAATGGTACGAAGCTCCTAAGGTTGATAACTGGGTATTTATGGCAAGTGAAGATAATTATTTACCTAAACATGCCAAAACAAAAATAATCAGGCACAACAAAGTTAAGGGAGACAGAAGTATTTTCGATGGAGACCTCATATATTGGAACACCAGAATGCAAAAGCATCCCGAGATGACCAGTCAAAAGGGAACACTTTTGAAAAGGCAAGAAGGGAAATGCAATCATTGTGGACTCATATTCAGGGACGGGGATTTTAGGGAAGTACACCACATAATACCACGCGCAAACGGTGGAAACGACCAACTCAATAATCTTGAGCTACTTCACCTACACTGCCACGATGCAAAACACAGAAAGAAAATCAATCTAACAAACTTAGATGATAATCCCTTTTAG
- a CDS encoding reverse transcriptase N-terminal domain-containing protein, producing MKKSKARGFTPQSEWNQVDWRKLERTVFKLQKRIYQASQRGDVRVVRRVQKTLMKSWSAKMLAVRKVTQQNKGKKTAGIDGRKALTNKQRLVLVANLKIHKRPQPTRRVWIDKPGRKEKRPLGIPTIYDRALQALTKQACLT from the coding sequence ATGAAGAAGTCTAAAGCTCGGGGGTTTACCCCACAGTCAGAATGGAACCAGGTCGATTGGCGAAAACTAGAACGAACTGTGTTTAAGTTGCAAAAACGGATATATCAAGCCTCTCAGCGTGGCGATGTTCGCGTGGTAAGAAGGGTACAAAAAACACTGATGAAGTCCTGGTCTGCAAAAATGCTAGCGGTGAGGAAGGTAACACAACAGAACAAAGGTAAAAAGACTGCCGGAATAGACGGGAGAAAAGCTTTAACCAACAAGCAGCGCCTAGTCTTAGTAGCCAACCTTAAAATACACAAACGACCTCAACCTACCCGCAGAGTATGGATAGACAAACCCGGTCGTAAAGAAAAACGCCCCCTTGGGATACCCACCATATACGACAGAGCGCTCCAAGCCCTTACCAAACAGGCATGTTTAACCTGA
- the lgt gene encoding prolipoprotein diacylglyceryl transferase, whose amino-acid sequence MLQAISALTLGFQFASPGPIIVELGPVTIRWYGLLIASAVLIGVSLSQYLAKSRNVNPDLLGDLAIWLVISAIPGARLYYVLFQWEQYAQRPDQIIAIWNGGIAIHGAILGGILAAIIFARLNKLSVWLLVDLVVPSLILGQAIGRWGNFFNSEAFGAPTDLPWKLYIPPLQRPPGFQNFDYFHPTFLYESVWNLLVFGLLMTLFFRDLRRKPHLKVGTMALVYMVAYSTGRFWIEALRMDSLMLGPLRIAQVVSLVAIALGVAGLGWLYWMGRSLPDVVPVDNQQWDTVSK is encoded by the coding sequence ATGCTGCAAGCAATCTCTGCTCTAACCCTAGGGTTCCAATTTGCTTCTCCTGGACCGATAATCGTTGAACTCGGACCGGTAACAATCCGCTGGTACGGACTATTGATTGCCTCAGCAGTGTTAATTGGAGTTAGCCTGTCCCAATACCTAGCCAAGAGTCGTAACGTTAACCCAGATTTGTTGGGCGACTTGGCTATCTGGCTGGTGATTTCTGCGATTCCTGGAGCCAGACTTTACTATGTCTTGTTTCAGTGGGAACAATACGCCCAGCGTCCAGACCAAATTATTGCGATTTGGAATGGTGGGATTGCCATTCATGGCGCTATCTTGGGTGGTATCTTAGCTGCAATAATTTTTGCCCGCCTCAATAAACTGTCTGTCTGGCTGTTAGTTGATCTAGTAGTTCCTTCTCTGATATTAGGTCAAGCAATCGGACGTTGGGGTAATTTCTTTAATTCCGAAGCCTTTGGCGCTCCCACGGATTTGCCTTGGAAATTGTATATTCCACCACTACAGCGTCCCCCAGGCTTTCAGAATTTTGACTATTTCCATCCCACCTTTCTCTATGAGTCTGTGTGGAACTTATTGGTCTTTGGGTTACTGATGACTCTGTTCTTTCGGGATTTACGCCGCAAACCCCATCTGAAGGTAGGGACGATGGCTCTAGTTTATATGGTCGCCTATAGTACTGGTCGCTTCTGGATTGAGGCATTGCGGATGGATAGTCTGATGCTCGGTCCATTACGCATTGCTCAAGTGGTCAGTTTGGTTGCGATCGCATTGGGAGTTGCTGGTTTAGGGTGGCTGTATTGGATGGGTCGGTCTTTGCCAGATGTTGTTCCAGTCGATAATCAGCAGTGGGATACGGTATCTAAATAA
- the proX gene encoding glycine betaine/L-proline ABC transporter substrate-binding protein ProX: protein MFNSLILSLNNIATSQVGLDIILNPFELYTLPLDEWITAVVNFLVDNFRPFFQAISLPITWTLEGIQSLFLSIPPLIFLIILGLIVWQIAGGKIAIYSLIALTLIGFFGAWEQAMTTLALVVTAVVFCVVIGISLGIACASSDRVEKLLRPLLDAMQTLPSFVYLVPVVMLFGIGAVPGVIATLVFAVPPLIRLTNLGIRQVSTEVVEAAIAFGSTPRQMLWEVQIPLAMPTILAGVNQAILLALSMSVVTSMIGVGGLGQMVLQGLGRVNVGLAAVGGLSIVLIAVMLDRITQVVSQGNNQIPWLERGPIGFVRLRLTSKQRTGTSVAVTVLVALLVGFMSWQQIPQATTELTASEIALPGKGVNVRSTYGYLADSQFMTHIVNTALEKLGYEIEKPKELQPTTSHIALGNNDLDFTASHWENLHTEFFEKNGGDNKLERVGVIVSDLLQGYQIDKKTAEKYNITNLEQLKDPKIAKLFDFDGNGKANLAGCIPGWGCELVIEHHLDAYGLRDTVEHDQGEYSVLIANSIARYKQGKPVLYYTWTPLWLGTVLKPGEDVVWLEVAQTNLPGPQKGLTEKHTSIDGKNLGFAVDQIRFVANKKFLAANPAARRLFELFNMPIEELNAESLRAKNGEDSPADIRRHSQEWIKKNQKLFDSWVEEARDVG, encoded by the coding sequence GTGTTCAATTCTTTAATTCTATCCCTTAATAATATCGCAACAAGCCAAGTCGGTCTAGATATTATCTTGAATCCCTTTGAGCTTTATACCTTACCCCTGGACGAGTGGATTACCGCAGTAGTTAATTTCCTAGTTGACAACTTCCGTCCCTTCTTTCAAGCAATTAGCTTGCCCATTACCTGGACTCTGGAAGGGATACAATCGCTTTTCCTATCGATTCCTCCCCTAATTTTCCTGATTATTCTGGGCTTGATAGTATGGCAAATTGCTGGGGGTAAAATTGCTATTTATAGCCTTATAGCCTTGACCTTGATTGGCTTTTTTGGAGCTTGGGAACAAGCCATGACTACCCTGGCGCTAGTGGTGACAGCTGTAGTCTTTTGTGTGGTGATTGGCATTTCCCTTGGCATTGCCTGTGCTAGTAGCGATCGCGTCGAGAAACTCCTGCGACCCCTGCTTGATGCCATGCAAACCCTGCCCTCATTCGTCTATCTTGTCCCAGTGGTAATGCTATTTGGCATTGGTGCAGTCCCCGGAGTAATCGCTACTTTAGTCTTTGCTGTTCCCCCCCTGATTCGCCTGACCAACCTAGGAATCCGACAAGTATCTACAGAAGTTGTCGAAGCTGCGATCGCATTTGGTTCAACCCCAAGACAAATGCTTTGGGAAGTGCAAATTCCCCTAGCAATGCCAACTATCCTAGCTGGAGTCAACCAAGCCATCCTATTAGCACTATCGATGTCGGTAGTGACTTCTATGATTGGTGTCGGGGGATTGGGACAGATGGTCTTACAAGGTCTCGGTCGGGTGAATGTCGGACTAGCTGCTGTGGGAGGATTAAGCATCGTTCTGATTGCGGTGATGCTCGACCGGATCACTCAAGTGGTGAGTCAAGGCAACAACCAAATCCCTTGGCTAGAGCGAGGACCGATTGGTTTTGTGCGTTTGAGGTTAACCAGTAAACAACGGACTGGGACTAGTGTTGCTGTAACGGTTTTAGTGGCATTGCTTGTGGGTTTCATGAGCTGGCAACAAATTCCCCAAGCTACAACCGAATTAACTGCATCAGAAATAGCCCTACCTGGGAAAGGGGTGAACGTACGCTCTACCTATGGTTATCTAGCCGATTCACAATTCATGACACACATCGTTAACACAGCTCTGGAAAAGCTCGGTTACGAGATTGAAAAACCCAAAGAACTCCAGCCAACCACCAGCCACATCGCTTTGGGTAATAACGACCTCGATTTTACCGCTAGCCACTGGGAAAACCTGCACACAGAATTCTTTGAAAAAAATGGTGGCGACAATAAATTAGAGCGAGTTGGAGTTATTGTTTCTGATCTTTTGCAAGGGTATCAGATTGATAAAAAAACTGCTGAAAAATACAATATCACCAATTTGGAGCAACTCAAAGACCCTAAAATTGCCAAACTTTTTGACTTTGATGGCAATGGTAAGGCAAATTTAGCTGGTTGTATTCCCGGTTGGGGATGTGAGTTAGTTATTGAGCATCACTTAGATGCTTATGGTCTCAGGGATACTGTCGAACACGACCAAGGAGAATATAGCGTTTTAATTGCGAATAGCATTGCTCGCTACAAACAAGGAAAACCAGTCCTTTACTACACTTGGACTCCCCTATGGCTGGGTACGGTATTAAAACCAGGTGAGGATGTGGTTTGGCTAGAAGTTGCCCAAACCAATCTACCAGGACCCCAGAAAGGGTTGACAGAAAAACATACTTCAATCGATGGTAAAAATCTCGGATTCGCGGTGGATCAGATCCGCTTTGTGGCCAACAAAAAATTCCTAGCAGCTAACCCAGCAGCCAGACGATTATTTGAGCTATTTAATATGCCGATTGAGGAGCTTAATGCTGAAAGCTTACGAGCCAAAAACGGCGAAGATAGCCCAGCAGATATCCGTCGCCATAGCCAAGAATGGATTAAAAAGAATCAAAAGTTGTTTGACAGCTGGGTTGAAGAAGCTAGAGACGTTGGATAA
- a CDS encoding quaternary amine ABC transporter ATP-binding protein: MTTINSNPKIRIEHLIKIYGEKPQAALKLFRQGGSRDSILEKTGQVLGIADVSMTVNKGELFVVMGLSGSGKSTLARCINRLINPTSGNIYIDDEDIAHVDEKRMREIRQSKVSMVFQRFGLFPHKTVAENVGYGLKVRGIDQGKRRKKALETLEVVGLSQWADYLPSSLSGGMRQRVGLARALATDAEILLMDEAFSALDPLIRRDMQDELLRLQTELHKTIVFISHDIQEALKMGDHIAVMKDGYIVQIGTPEELINQPADDYISAFIQDVNRAQVLKTGSIARQTPALVLTENSATAGLEQMIDHHLQQMYVVDEHSKPVGIVKKQWLEAVLQKGSEDITEVMETDFPTVNALTHLEDIFHLYRDGLPVAVVDTDGTFKGMVEQSDLIASIGKPQKLVQDKVAE, from the coding sequence ATGACTACTATTAATTCAAACCCCAAAATTCGTATTGAACATCTGATTAAAATTTATGGCGAAAAACCCCAAGCTGCCCTCAAACTATTTCGCCAAGGTGGGAGTAGGGATTCTATCTTAGAAAAAACCGGTCAAGTCTTAGGTATTGCCGATGTCTCTATGACCGTCAATAAAGGAGAATTGTTTGTGGTAATGGGGTTATCCGGTTCCGGAAAATCCACCCTAGCTCGCTGTATTAACCGCTTAATTAATCCCACCAGCGGCAATATCTATATCGATGATGAAGACATTGCCCATGTTGATGAGAAGCGGATGCGAGAGATTCGCCAGAGCAAGGTATCAATGGTGTTTCAGCGATTTGGATTATTTCCCCACAAAACAGTTGCAGAAAATGTAGGGTATGGTCTCAAGGTCCGGGGGATAGATCAAGGCAAACGCCGCAAAAAAGCCTTGGAAACCTTAGAAGTAGTAGGTTTATCCCAATGGGCGGATTATTTACCTTCTTCTCTGAGTGGTGGGATGCGTCAACGGGTAGGTTTAGCCCGCGCTTTAGCCACAGATGCCGAGATTTTACTTATGGATGAGGCATTCAGCGCCCTCGACCCCCTAATTCGGCGGGACATGCAGGATGAATTACTGCGACTCCAAACAGAACTGCACAAAACCATTGTATTTATCAGCCATGATATTCAAGAAGCCCTCAAGATGGGCGATCACATAGCAGTGATGAAAGACGGTTATATTGTCCAAATTGGCACACCAGAAGAACTGATTAACCAACCAGCTGACGACTACATCAGTGCATTCATCCAAGATGTTAACCGCGCCCAAGTCCTAAAAACTGGCTCAATTGCTCGTCAAACCCCTGCCTTAGTTCTTACAGAAAACTCTGCTACGGCTGGACTGGAACAGATGATAGACCATCACCTCCAACAAATGTATGTTGTCGATGAACACAGCAAACCAGTTGGAATTGTCAAGAAACAATGGCTCGAAGCAGTCCTCCAAAAAGGCAGTGAAGACATTACTGAAGTGATGGAAACAGATTTCCCCACAGTCAACGCTTTAACCCACCTAGAAGATATATTTCACCTCTACCGAGATGGACTTCCTGTTGCTGTAGTCGATACTGACGGTACATTCAAAGGAATGGTCGAACAGTCTGATCTTATCGCTAGTATTGGCAAACCTCAAAAGCTTGTCCAAGACAAGGTAGCTGAATAG